In one Streptomyces marincola genomic region, the following are encoded:
- a CDS encoding DedA family protein, with amino-acid sequence MQETLGILLYAPWIYVIVAASILLDVFVPFLPSGVLVVTAATAAAGTAADVAGLPTPGPDQALPHLLLLVLCATTASVVGDLLAHRLALRGGRRFDSAIARSRRLDAAQQRLATALRGRGGGPLVVLARFAPAGRAVVSLGAGVARRRTREYLPWSALAAVVWTGYSVGVGYLGGHLLGVSWLSTGLSLIALIGAGFVAARLLRPSPAAETPAAVPQAP; translated from the coding sequence GTGCAGGAGACCTTGGGGATACTGCTGTACGCCCCGTGGATCTACGTGATCGTCGCGGCCTCGATCCTGCTCGACGTCTTCGTGCCGTTCCTGCCCAGCGGTGTGCTCGTCGTCACCGCGGCCACCGCCGCCGCGGGCACCGCCGCGGACGTCGCGGGCCTGCCGACCCCCGGCCCCGACCAGGCCCTGCCCCACCTGCTCCTGCTGGTGCTGTGCGCCACGACGGCGTCCGTCGTCGGCGACCTGCTCGCCCACCGCCTCGCGCTGCGCGGCGGGCGCAGGTTCGACAGCGCCATCGCCCGTTCGCGGCGGCTGGACGCGGCGCAGCAGCGCCTCGCGACGGCGCTGCGCGGCCGGGGCGGCGGCCCCCTCGTCGTGCTGGCGAGGTTCGCGCCCGCAGGGCGCGCCGTGGTCAGCCTGGGCGCCGGAGTGGCGCGCCGCCGCACCCGCGAGTACCTGCCCTGGTCGGCGCTCGCCGCCGTGGTGTGGACCGGGTACAGCGTCGGCGTCGGCTACCTGGGCGGACACCTGCTCGGCGTCAGCTGGCTCAGCACCGGCCTGTCCCTGATCGCGCTCATCGGGGCCGGTTTCGTGGCCGCCAGGCTGCTGCGCCCCTCCCCCGCGGCCGAGACCCCGGCCGCGGTGCCGCAGGCCCCCTGA
- a CDS encoding response regulator transcription factor, whose amino-acid sequence MIRLLFVHDDTLLRCGLTSLLGAEVDIEISSLSWEALTRAEPPPPGTVRLADVTCPGFARYADETVRQTGAEDEHGLVVLAPAGRPGLLTRAFEARALGYVSKEAPPQRLLDAIRAVAKGGRYVDDALAYDFLSASRMPLTPRELRVLALAADGAPVPEIAGELWLAEGTVRNYLAAVIRKTGARNRVDAIRIARSAGWV is encoded by the coding sequence GTGATCCGGTTACTGTTCGTGCACGATGACACCCTGCTGCGCTGCGGTTTGACCTCGCTGCTGGGCGCGGAGGTGGACATCGAGATTTCCTCCCTTTCCTGGGAGGCACTGACCAGGGCGGAGCCGCCGCCACCGGGCACGGTACGGCTCGCGGACGTGACCTGCCCCGGGTTCGCCCGGTACGCGGACGAAACGGTTCGGCAGACGGGTGCCGAGGACGAGCACGGCCTGGTCGTCCTGGCACCGGCGGGCAGACCCGGGCTGCTGACCCGGGCGTTCGAGGCGCGCGCCCTCGGCTACGTCAGCAAGGAGGCCCCGCCGCAGCGCCTGCTCGACGCCATACGCGCGGTGGCCAAAGGGGGCCGTTACGTCGACGACGCGCTCGCCTACGACTTCCTCAGCGCGTCCCGCATGCCCCTGACCCCCCGCGAGCTGCGGGTCCTCGCCCTCGCCGCGGACGGCGCGCCGGTGCCGGAGATCGCCGGCGAGTTATGGCTCGCGGAGGGCACGGTGCGCAACTACCTGGCCGCCGTCATCCGCAAGACCGGGGCCCGCAACCGCGTCGACGCCATCCGCATCGCCAGGAGCGCGGGCTGGGTCTGA
- a CDS encoding superoxide dismutase family protein, whose translation MKILATGAVAMTAVLATAGSSVAAGQDDVLLYDAGRFAPLGAGAGAVPKAVTYNEELVPAGSEIHVAQGIRGNSMLIDIATLGLDPGHTYGTHVHTEPCGADPADAGGHYQNEQGVVDEDSEVWLDFTVDERGVGQAEVHKNWLFRAGEAGSLVLHERGTSEGHDEHPPGDAGARVACFSIPFAGVPAA comes from the coding sequence ATGAAGATTCTGGCGACGGGCGCGGTTGCCATGACGGCGGTGCTCGCGACGGCGGGCAGCTCGGTGGCCGCCGGGCAGGACGACGTCCTGCTGTACGACGCCGGGCGGTTCGCGCCGCTGGGGGCGGGCGCCGGCGCGGTGCCCAAGGCGGTGACCTACAACGAGGAACTGGTGCCCGCCGGGTCCGAGATCCACGTGGCGCAGGGCATCAGGGGCAACTCCATGCTCATCGACATCGCCACGCTCGGCCTCGACCCCGGCCACACCTACGGCACCCACGTGCACACCGAGCCCTGCGGCGCCGACCCGGCCGACGCGGGCGGCCACTACCAGAACGAGCAGGGCGTCGTGGACGAGGACAGCGAGGTGTGGCTGGACTTCACGGTCGACGAGCGCGGCGTGGGGCAGGCCGAGGTCCACAAGAACTGGCTGTTCCGCGCGGGCGAGGCGGGTTCGCTCGTGCTGCACGAACGGGGCACGTCCGAGGGGCACGACGAGCACCCGCCCGGTGACGCCGGGGCTCGCGTGGCGTGCTTCTCCATCCCGTTCGCGGGAGTGCCCGCGGCCTGA